One segment of Streptomyces bathyalis DNA contains the following:
- a CDS encoding helix-turn-helix transcriptional regulator: MDRRELADFLRSRRERISPADVGLPAGPRRRTPGLRREEVAQLAFISTEYCTRLEQARGPRPSREVLAGLARALRLSDAERDHLHHLAGAPPLPPTGPSREVRQSILDLLQRLPRAAAIVTSASFEVLAWNGLAAALMEDFSALPRRDRNLVRRVFLGPHTRGQRLYGVSDADAFARTSAQRLRAAAARYPDDPDVAELVGELLAGSEEFVRLWESHDVSAEPALRKTLQHPLVGPVTVNCDALAITDRDQQVVIYTADPGSPSEEALALLSVTGTQRMDLTR; encoded by the coding sequence GTGGACCGACGAGAACTGGCGGACTTCCTGCGCAGCAGGCGCGAGCGGATCAGCCCCGCTGACGTGGGGCTGCCCGCCGGGCCGCGCCGCCGCACCCCTGGGTTGCGCCGTGAGGAGGTGGCGCAGCTGGCCTTCATATCCACGGAGTACTGCACGCGCCTGGAGCAGGCCCGCGGCCCGCGTCCGTCGCGCGAGGTGCTGGCCGGGCTGGCCCGGGCCCTGCGCCTGTCGGACGCCGAGCGGGACCATCTCCACCACCTCGCCGGTGCACCGCCGCTCCCGCCGACGGGGCCCTCGCGCGAGGTACGGCAGAGCATCCTCGACTTGCTGCAGCGGCTGCCGCGGGCGGCGGCGATCGTGACGTCCGCGTCCTTCGAGGTGCTCGCCTGGAACGGCCTCGCGGCAGCCCTGATGGAGGACTTCTCCGCCCTGCCGCGTCGCGACCGCAACCTCGTGCGCCGCGTCTTCCTCGGGCCGCACACGCGGGGGCAGCGGCTGTACGGGGTCTCGGACGCGGACGCCTTCGCCCGCACCTCGGCGCAGCGCCTTCGTGCCGCCGCCGCCCGCTACCCCGACGATCCGGACGTGGCCGAGCTGGTGGGTGAACTGCTCGCCGGGAGCGAAGAGTTCGTCCGGCTGTGGGAGTCCCACGACGTGTCCGCCGAACCGGCCCTGCGCAAGACGCTCCAGCACCCGCTGGTCGGTCCGGTCACCGTCAACTGCGATGCCCTCGCCATCACCGACCGCGACCAGCAGGTCGTGATCTACACCGCTGACCCAGGCTCGCCCTCCGAGGAGGCGCTGGCGCTGCTCTCGGTCACCGGCACTCAGCGCATGGACCTCACGCGCTGA
- a CDS encoding ABC transporter permease → MTAGIARASLRSRPAAFAGTFVALLFASTVVSTSVMLLNSATNDDLEAIAIVMLMISIYLAIFVVASTMSTAVVQQQREFAMLRAVGARPWQIRRAVALQAVTAALPAAVLGFGLGGALGWWGFRGMIDSGVVSPSSTFSFTWAALPAALGVAVLTSAVAGIIASVRMAALRPARAVAESASPRCELGLVRTAFGVLAVAGGIAALRMTAEQTPDQATQSAMLVMILFCAGIGLLGPRIIGPAAALASVLLRPFGPAAQAAMLNVRSQTRRYSAAVVPVVLGVAFATMKIAVHTTTEHVRGVAQDPSWAWLDYAGTGLYAGFAAIAASNLLAVISHERRRELALLRVVSATPGDLRRMAAWEAVLLGLTSLILGGVVATLTIIPILRNTLHTSVPYLPVTAVVGIVGATLALTLVSIGLPVQMALRKRPTETIKMA, encoded by the coding sequence CTTCGCGGGAACCTTCGTCGCGTTGCTGTTCGCCTCCACCGTGGTGAGCACCTCCGTCATGCTGCTGAACAGTGCGACCAACGATGACCTCGAGGCAATAGCCATCGTCATGCTGATGATCTCGATCTACCTGGCGATCTTCGTAGTGGCCTCCACCATGAGCACAGCGGTGGTCCAGCAGCAGCGTGAGTTCGCGATGCTGCGGGCGGTGGGCGCGCGGCCCTGGCAGATCCGCCGGGCGGTCGCCCTCCAGGCGGTGACCGCCGCCCTGCCCGCCGCCGTGCTCGGCTTCGGTCTCGGCGGAGCCCTCGGATGGTGGGGCTTTCGCGGAATGATCGACAGCGGTGTGGTCTCGCCCAGCTCGACCTTCTCCTTCACCTGGGCCGCCCTTCCGGCCGCGCTCGGGGTCGCGGTGCTGACCTCGGCGGTCGCGGGGATCATCGCCTCGGTCCGGATGGCGGCGCTGCGCCCGGCCCGGGCGGTGGCAGAGTCCGCCAGTCCGCGCTGCGAACTCGGGCTGGTGCGTACCGCATTCGGGGTGCTCGCCGTGGCTGGTGGAATTGCGGCCTTGAGGATGACCGCAGAGCAGACGCCCGATCAGGCCACACAAAGCGCCATGCTCGTAATGATTCTCTTCTGCGCGGGTATCGGTCTGCTCGGTCCACGCATCATCGGGCCCGCCGCGGCGCTGGCCTCGGTGCTGCTGCGGCCGTTCGGACCGGCCGCCCAGGCCGCGATGCTCAATGTCCGCTCCCAGACCCGCAGGTATTCCGCAGCCGTGGTCCCGGTGGTGCTGGGTGTTGCTTTCGCCACGATGAAGATCGCAGTACATACGACGACCGAACACGTCAGGGGTGTCGCCCAGGATCCGTCCTGGGCGTGGCTGGACTACGCCGGAACTGGTCTCTACGCGGGCTTCGCCGCGATCGCGGCCTCCAACCTTCTGGCGGTGATCAGCCACGAGCGTCGCCGAGAACTCGCGCTGCTCCGGGTCGTCTCCGCCACTCCCGGCGACCTCCGGCGGATGGCCGCCTGGGAGGCCGTCCTGCTCGGGCTGACCTCACTGATCCTCGGCGGTGTCGTCGCCACACTGACGATCATCCCGATCCTGCGCAACACCCTGCACACCAGCGTGCCGTACCTGCCCGTCACCGCGGTCGTCGGCATCGTCGGCGCGACATTGGCGCTCACGCTGGTGTCGATCGGGCTGCCCGTACAGATGGCCCTTCGCAAGCGTCCCACCGAAACGATCAAGATGGCCTGA
- a CDS encoding SDR family NAD(P)-dependent oxidoreductase, whose product MDNTLTGSTSAAPAALGLLAGKVAFITGAGRGIGAAAARLFAREGARVLLAARTEAQLEAVTDEIRAAGGIADHVVCDLAGTAGVRAAVDRAVDLYGRLDIAFNNGATIQRPGPMDQMPEDDFDRIYAVNLKSVWLAMVAEVAAIRATAGTGAIVNNSSVGSLRGNPELPAYAAMKRAVNSLTESAAVTYAPEGIRVNAIAPGGTLTDMIRTWEADSPGLVERLKAHTPLGRTADPEEVAQAAAWLLSDRSSFVTGTVLRVDGGARA is encoded by the coding sequence ATGGACAACACACTCACCGGCAGCACCTCCGCCGCCCCTGCCGCCCTGGGGCTGCTGGCCGGCAAGGTCGCCTTCATCACGGGTGCCGGGCGCGGCATCGGCGCCGCCGCGGCTCGGCTCTTCGCCCGAGAGGGCGCCCGCGTCCTGCTGGCCGCCCGTACGGAGGCCCAGCTGGAGGCCGTGACAGACGAGATCCGGGCAGCGGGCGGCATCGCGGACCACGTGGTGTGCGATCTGGCCGGCACAGCCGGAGTGCGCGCCGCCGTGGACCGCGCCGTCGACCTGTACGGCCGGCTCGACATCGCCTTCAACAACGGCGCGACGATCCAGCGGCCCGGCCCGATGGACCAGATGCCGGAGGACGACTTCGACCGCATCTACGCCGTGAACCTCAAGAGCGTCTGGCTGGCCATGGTCGCCGAGGTCGCCGCCATCCGGGCCACCGCCGGAACGGGGGCCATCGTCAACAACTCCTCCGTCGGCAGCCTGAGGGGCAACCCCGAGCTGCCCGCCTACGCCGCCATGAAGCGGGCGGTCAACAGCCTTACCGAGTCGGCTGCCGTCACCTATGCGCCGGAAGGCATCCGCGTCAACGCGATCGCCCCCGGCGGCACGCTGACCGACATGATCCGCACCTGGGAAGCGGATTCCCCGGGTCTCGTCGAGCGGCTCAAGGCTCATACGCCACTGGGCCGCACGGCCGATCCCGAAGAGGTCGCCCAGGCCGCCGCGTGGCTCCTCAGTGACCGTTCCTCCTTCGTGACCGGCACGGTCCTCCGGGTCGACGGCGGCGCGCGGGCCTGA
- a CDS encoding helix-turn-helix transcriptional regulator, giving the protein MADVMQRTLALLVVLQSGRRFSGGELAARLDVPPRTLRRDIGRLRGYGYPVETQPGPGGYYQLAAGQTMPPLVLDDDEAIATLLGLAALGATGSASEGSLDEAAIRAYGKVDQYLPKRLRPRAAALRDSLEAMPTPAPSPSAKTVSALAEAIARQHLVTIHYVGASGEATTRQVEPHRHIHLHMRWYLLGWDTDKEDWRVFRLDRVAELRVHSRTFSPRPLPAETAGAYLREGINRYRQRVVLTIDAPVTAVAEAFYRQDVDLTATEGGRTRAVLMLDSWQWLLPALAFLDADVTVEEPEEFRTAFRDFGARLTRA; this is encoded by the coding sequence GTGGCCGACGTGATGCAACGAACCCTCGCGCTGCTGGTCGTGCTGCAGTCCGGAAGGAGGTTCTCGGGCGGGGAGCTTGCGGCCCGCCTGGACGTTCCCCCGCGCACCCTCCGGCGCGACATCGGCCGGCTGCGCGGCTACGGGTATCCGGTCGAGACGCAGCCCGGGCCGGGCGGCTACTACCAGCTCGCGGCCGGGCAGACCATGCCACCGCTGGTGCTCGATGACGACGAGGCCATCGCCACGCTCCTGGGTCTGGCAGCGCTCGGCGCCACCGGCAGCGCGAGCGAGGGAAGCCTCGACGAGGCGGCGATCCGCGCCTACGGCAAGGTGGACCAGTATCTGCCCAAGCGGCTGCGTCCCCGGGCGGCAGCGCTGCGGGACAGCCTTGAGGCAATGCCGACGCCCGCGCCCAGTCCGAGCGCGAAGACGGTCAGCGCCCTCGCCGAGGCGATCGCTCGGCAGCACCTCGTGACGATCCACTACGTCGGGGCGAGCGGCGAGGCGACCACCCGCCAGGTCGAGCCGCATCGCCACATCCACCTGCACATGCGCTGGTACCTGCTGGGCTGGGACACGGACAAGGAGGACTGGCGCGTCTTCCGCCTCGACCGCGTGGCCGAACTGCGGGTGCACAGCCGCACGTTCTCGCCGCGCCCGCTTCCGGCCGAGACCGCCGGCGCCTATCTGCGGGAGGGGATCAACCGGTACCGGCAGCGCGTGGTGCTGACCATCGACGCCCCCGTGACAGCGGTGGCGGAGGCCTTCTACCGCCAGGACGTCGATCTCACCGCGACGGAGGGAGGCAGGACCCGCGCCGTGCTGATGCTGGATTCCTGGCAGTGGCTGCTGCCGGCGCTCGCCTTCCTCGACGCCGACGTCACAGTCGAGGAACCCGAGGAATTCCGCACGGCCTTCCGGGACTTCGGCGCCCGCCTCACACGCGCCTGA